A single region of the Nicotiana sylvestris chromosome 6, ASM39365v2, whole genome shotgun sequence genome encodes:
- the LOC104218852 gene encoding auxin-responsive protein IAA28-like isoform X1 — MELELALALPSYFPLKSSDLNGNVDSFDDNFSEMKNDMISYINHKSNFSAANSDYDDSDKFERKTLPLLVWNGQPNDEQVGDHRKRTTFQACYTEFKEENGVVGWPPIKSWRKKQIHGINNDVIGRRNSMYVKVKMEGVAIGRKINLRLYDSYQVLTNSLIQMFAKSDQSCDENGTRFTLLYQDREGDWMLAGDVPWQTFMETVQRIQILRNGKRGRINSRKSSDIS, encoded by the exons ATGGAACTTGAGCTTGCTCTTGCACTTCCTTCCTATTTTCCCCTCAAATCTTCCGACCTAAATGGCAACGTCGACAGTTTTGATGACAACTTTTCAGAAATGAAGAATGACATGATCAGTTATATCAACCACAAGTCTAACTTTTCAGCGGCTAATTCTGATTATGATGATAGTGACAAATTTGAACGTAAAACGTTGCCTTTGCTTGTATGGAATGGCCAACCAAATGATGAACAAGTAGGTGATCACCGAAAGAGGACAACTTTTCAAGCTTGTTATAC GGAATTCAAGGAAGAAAACGGAGTAGTGGGGTGGCCACCAATTAAATCATGGAGAAAAAAGCAAATTCATGGGATTAACAATGATGTTATTGGTCGAAGAAACTCAATGTATGTGAAGGTCAAAATGGAAGGAGTAGCCATTGGAAGGAAAATTAATCTAAGGCTATATGATTCCTATCAAGTCCTTACTAACAGCTTGATTCAAATGTTTGCAAAAT CAGATCAGAGTTGTGACGAAAATGGTACGCGCTTTACACTATTGTACCAAGACAGAGAAGGAGATTGGATGCTTGCAGGAGATGTACCATGGCA AACATTCATGGAGACTGTTCAAAGAATACAGATACTAAGGAATGGGAAGAGAGGAAGAATAAATTCAAGAAAATCATCTGATATTTCTTAG
- the LOC104218852 gene encoding auxin-responsive protein IAA28-like isoform X2: MELELALALPSYFPLKSSDLNGNVDSFDDNFSEMKNDMISYINHKSNFSAANSDYDDSDKFERKTLPLLVWNGQPNDEQVGDHRKRTTFQACYTEFKEENGVVGWPPIKSWRKKQIHGINNDVIGRRNSMYVKVKMEGVAIGRKINLRLYDSYQVLTNSLIQMFAKYQSCDENGTRFTLLYQDREGDWMLAGDVPWQTFMETVQRIQILRNGKRGRINSRKSSDIS, from the exons ATGGAACTTGAGCTTGCTCTTGCACTTCCTTCCTATTTTCCCCTCAAATCTTCCGACCTAAATGGCAACGTCGACAGTTTTGATGACAACTTTTCAGAAATGAAGAATGACATGATCAGTTATATCAACCACAAGTCTAACTTTTCAGCGGCTAATTCTGATTATGATGATAGTGACAAATTTGAACGTAAAACGTTGCCTTTGCTTGTATGGAATGGCCAACCAAATGATGAACAAGTAGGTGATCACCGAAAGAGGACAACTTTTCAAGCTTGTTATAC GGAATTCAAGGAAGAAAACGGAGTAGTGGGGTGGCCACCAATTAAATCATGGAGAAAAAAGCAAATTCATGGGATTAACAATGATGTTATTGGTCGAAGAAACTCAATGTATGTGAAGGTCAAAATGGAAGGAGTAGCCATTGGAAGGAAAATTAATCTAAGGCTATATGATTCCTATCAAGTCCTTACTAACAGCTTGATTCAAATGTTTGCAAAAT ATCAGAGTTGTGACGAAAATGGTACGCGCTTTACACTATTGTACCAAGACAGAGAAGGAGATTGGATGCTTGCAGGAGATGTACCATGGCA AACATTCATGGAGACTGTTCAAAGAATACAGATACTAAGGAATGGGAAGAGAGGAAGAATAAATTCAAGAAAATCATCTGATATTTCTTAG